GTGCTTGTTGTCAGGTCCCTTCAAATGACAGCTATTAAGGTCAAGGGTGACATCGAATTTTTTGGAATAAAGCAAGTGGTCTTCCTGCTCAATACGTTCAGATTCCCATGGAATTGTCTTAACCAGTGCATGGTTTCCACTGGATTTCGACGACTTTGAATGTAATTCGAAATCGGGAATTGACAAGTTAATATACTTCGTACTCAGGGCCGACACACTTCTGATATCTTTGTACATTTGCGTTTCGAATCTCAAGACTTCGTTACTGACGTTCTTGATTAGATTCTGGATTTCGTTAATGTACCCCTGGAACGGCTTTACTATAATCAGATCAAAATTATCAGGctcattcttcttcgacGAGTCAAtattttcatctttgaaaCACATCTCATGTGTGAATTCAAATGGGAAACAATGTTTTTTTGATCTGACAGAAAATACAACAAGCTCAGATTGCAAGGATTTGATTTCAGGGAAGACAACctttgaagtatttgatCCTTCAACGAAGTATGACAATTCTATGGGAACCAGTATCGTGGTGTTGTACTTTTTACCAGGTTCTCTAAATTTAATTGGAGGGACATACGATATACTATAATGTTCCTTTGGCGTAGACAATGACACAATCCCCAAAACTTTGACAGATCCGGTGAGAGACTTCTTTTTGAACGACGTTGTAAATTGATAAATATCATCAGCAAATTGttttctattctttttcaaattgtgTTTTATGGACATATCAGCCACGTCATATAGTTGACGCAACTTGTGATTTGAATCTCGGGATCCCACTGGGGTCAATGCTTGTAGATTCAAGGTCCGAGGGTTTGTCGAAGCATTCGTAAGGTCATTGCCATATTCAATCTTAGAAACAATGGAATCGACAAATGCTTTGTAGTATAATCCCGCCTCTTGTATCATTGCCTTAGGGTTACATTCGTACTCTAAGTTTGTAGTAGGTATCACTCTAATGGGACACGTAGCCTCTTTAGCTATAATATATCGATCCCTGCTGTCGTGAGTTTCGTAATTATAATCGGATGACTTTCCAATGACTCTGGCATCAACACTGTAACTTATGCAAGTATCTATAAATGCCATATCACGGATCTGTGACTCTCTATTAGCCAAAAGGAGTGAAGGTGCAATTAGACCTCTAGGTATGCCTATACTGGGAGGAACATCCGTATGTCTACTCAAGCTGTGTGGCTCACAGATAtcatccaacaacttttgCGGAACTCTAAAGGTGAAGAATCTCTTATATGTTACTCCCGGTTGAAATAAACGCTTCACATCTATGGATAATGCTGTATTATCGTAAGGGTCAGTTTCACCTTCACACCAATCGTGCGGGTCCCCGTTATCGGTTACAAGTCTATCAATATTTG
This window of the Scheffersomyces stipitis CBS 6054 chromosome 6, complete sequence genome carries:
- the BUL2 gene encoding BUL1-like protein (involved in protien ubiqutination), with product MNLQSQFSGISISPIVSAGEEDELINNILPSYHMYQSTISKNLTPTDENFRVDPPIYEVSPVTTSNTLNSSSLFGFQTPMNESVNNSVEAFPLSITESSTFNEESAQVWENTILANAHKLPNLTKTNNAVSSNLEVKITVTEKVCQVGMKPTVIDPSNKEFRQGDYIHGYVTIVNKSDKPISFDMVYIVFEGVITVLDNNKGFLDSENPVNVFKFLNMTDLYASWTYANIDRLVTDNGDPHDWCEGETDPYDNTALSIDVKRLFQPGVTYKRFFTFRVPQKLLDDICEPHSLSRHTDVPPSIGIPRGLIAPSLLLANRESQIRDMAFIDTCISYSVDARVIGKSSDYNYETHDSRDRYIIAKEATCPIRVIPTTNLEYECNPKAMIQEAGLYYKAFVDSIVSKIEYGNDLTNASTNPRTLNLQALTPVGSRDSNHKLRQLYDVADMSIKHNLKKNRKQFADDIYQFTTSFKKKSLTGSVKVLGIVSLSTPKEHYSISYVPPIKFREPGKKYNTTISVPIELSYFVEGSNTSKVVFPEIKSLQSELVVFSVRSKKHCFPFEFTHEMCFKDENIDSSKKNEPDNFDSIIVKPFQGYINEIQNLIKNVSNEVLRFETQMYKDIRSVSASSTKYINLSIPDFELHSKSSKSSGNHASVKTIPWESERIEQEDHLLYSKKFDVTLDLNSCHLKGPDNKHNRGFDYLTLVPSFQTCLMARMYYIKIVIKMVSGDSLVVHVPLTVDNY